The genomic DNA CGCCCTTCTCTGGAGATTAATGAAAACGGGACTTCGGGTGCATTGACCGCAGTTATTGTCATTCTCGCCTTAACAGCCGCCGTAGCCGGGTTCTTCTTGTGGCTGAGATCCGCCGGTAAAAAGCCGGCGAACCGCGCCGCTAAACGGCGTGCCGGCAGACAACAACCCAAAGGCAAAACGTTGCCTGCCCGGGGCACGTCCAATGCACGTTTTTGCTCCTACTGTGGTAAACCCTTGAAAGGATCGGGCGCCTTTTGCGCCTTTTGCGGTGAAGCCACCGGGCATGGCTCTGAAGACTAAATAGTAAGAGTATCAAAACCCGTAGTAATGGAAAATCCCGTGGAAGGAAGGCTTGGTTTTGCCCTTCGTAGGAAATTGCTTTTTACGACGTGGTTCTTTTGTCGGGTTGGGTTTGTCGGGAATGGGAAGTGTTGACAAGCTGAAAATGCCTCATGTACTATATCCAAAGAACTAGTGCTAAAGCTCAATGATTATCATTGACATCCAGGGAATCAGGCTTCTGCATCAATCAAGTGATAAGGCGGATTAACGGATGGCAACATTTACGGGCAGAAAATGGATTTTATTCGGCATTATCACGCTCATGATGTCGCTGCTTTTCATTCTCTCAGCCTGTTCTCAAACCCCCGACGAAGAAACCAGCGGTACCGTTGAAGATTCTCATACCACAGTTGAATATGCCGGTTCCGATGCTTGCTTTGACTGTCATCCCGCAATCCACAATGATTTTGTGACCTCCGGTAATCCCTGGAAGTTAAAAACCTCTGAGGTTGCCCGCAATAATCCCATTCCGATACCTGCCGGATATGCTTGGGAACTGATCAGCTATGTCATCGGCGGTAATACATGGAAGACATTGTATGTGGACAATAACGGCTACCTGATTACCTCTGCCGGCGGTAAACCCGGCAACAATCAGTATAATCTGCTTACCGGCGTCTGGTCGGATTATGCCCCGGACGAACAGATTCCATTTACTTGCGGTGAATGTCATACCACCGGTTATTCTCCGGAAGGTAATCAGGGCGGTTTGCCCGGCATCGTCGGCACCTGGGAACTGGAGGGTGTTCAGTGTGAAGCCTGCCACGGGCCGGCCCGGGATCATGTTGAAGGACAGGGTGAAAAAAAGGAGACGGTGGTTATTGATTCTTCTGCCGCATTGTGTGGCCGCTGTCATACCAGCGGTGATGACCTGAGTGTCATCCCGGCTAACAATGGGTTCATATTAAAGAACGGGCAATATAATGAACATCAGGCGTCCCCTCACCAGTATACGGATTGTGTAAAATGCCATGACCCGCATAAAAAGGGTGAGTTCTCCGTCAAGATAGATTGTGGTGATTGTCACTTGAAGGTGCGTGACGACTATACCGGCAGTACCATGGATATTGTAGGCGTAGACTGTGAAGATTGTCACATGCCTAAGGCAACGCTCTCCGGCCAGAGCCTTGGTCTTTATCAGGGTGATGTCAGAACGCACTTGTTCCGGATCAACACCGACCCGGATGCTCCGATGTTCAGTGAGGACGGGAGTCAGGCTAACGGGTATGTAACCCTGGATTTTGCCTGCCTGTCATGCCATTTGCAACGAGACATTGAATGGGCGGCGGCTAATGCTCCAGGGATTCACTCGGCGGGTAAGTGATTGATATGAAGAACAGTGGTGTTATTAGAAAAAGGATAAAAAGGATTCTGCTGGCATTACTGGCGTTCATGGTGGTGATGGGGCCGGTAACGGCCTGGATATTACCCAACATCCACAACATCATCACGATAAATGATTTTGATTATACCCTTGATTCTGGTATTGTTTCACTGGCGCCTCCTGGTCTGGTGCCGCAGCCTCCGGCAATATTACAGGCGACCGGACCTTCCGATTATGTGAAAACTCCCCACTCTTTGGAAGGCCGTGTGGGGTTTTGTTTTGATTGTCACTCCCTAAGCGGTAAAATACCTTCGCCGGCCAGTCATCTTGGCCGGCCTCAGGACGATTGTACAGTCTGTCACAGTCCGGTATGGGTGATCGCTGAAACCGGTTGAAAGGTGGGTGCAGATGGGTAAGAAGAAGTTTGTTATCGGCGGTTTGATTCTGTTTCTCGCGATCGGTTCGCTTGGCTGGGTGGGGTTTATGAATTCAGCCACTTATTATTACGAAGTCAATGATTTTCTGGAGCGACAGGAACTTCTTGGCGATCAGAGTGTCCGGGTTAATGGGACAGTCGTTTCCGGCTCGGTGGAGACCGCGAACGGGGGATTGGGCATCACTTTCACAATTAGGGATGTGACATTAAGTTCCGCGACTATTCCGGTCGTCTATCACGGGGCAGTACCGGACACCTTTCAACCGGATACTGACGTAGTTGTTGAAGGGAAATTTTCTGCGGATGGCGTTTTTGAAGCGACAGCTATTATGACTAAGTGCGCTTCAAAATATGAACCTGAGCTTGCAGAATGAAATGGACAATTGAATAATGGCTGATATCGGTTACATCGCGCTTTTCCTTGCGCTGGCCGTCTCTGTTTATTCTGTAATAGCTTTCATCGTTGGTGGCATCAAGAATGGTAATTCAGCTTGGTTCGGAAGCGCGCGAAACAGCCTTCTGGCAGCTACTGGTCTGATTACCATTGCCGTCGGCGTTTTGTGGACGGCAATACTGACCCATCAGTTTAATATTGAATATGTTGCCCAGTATACCTCCACCGATATGCCCCTTGTATATCTTATAAGTACTTTGTGGGCGGGTAACGATGGTTCTTTGTTGTTCTGGGCCTGGTTGTTGTCAATATTTGCCGCCATCGTAGTTCTTACACGACACCGCACCGGTCAGGACCTGGTTCCGATTGCCTCAGCCGTGATGATGTTTAGCCTGGTGTTTTTCTTGGTGTTGTTGGTGGTTGTTGCCAATCCGTTTGATACATTGAGCTTTACCCCCCTTGAAGGTAACGGGCTGAATCCGTTGCTGGAGAACATCGGGATGGTGGTACACCCGCCGACCCTGCTTTTTGGATATGTCGGTTTTACCGTACCTTTTGCATTTGCTATTGCCGCCCTGGTCAAAGGACGGGCCAGCGACGAATGGCTGGTCCTAAGTCGCCGCTGGGCACTGATTACCTGGCTTATCCTCGGTCTCGGCCTGGTTATCGGCATGTGGTGGGCTTACGTTGAATTAGGCTGGGGCGGTTATTGGGCGTGGGATCCGGTTGAAAACGCGGGCCTGATGCCTTGGTTGCTGGCCACTGCTTTTTTGCATTCCATCAAGATGCAGCGCCGGCGGGGCATGTTCAAAGTCTGGAATATGCTCCTGATTATAGGTACGTTCGGGCTCAGTATATTTGGAACTTTCCTTACGCGCAGTGGGCTGCTTTCGTCGGTTCATACCTTTGGTGAAACCGGGCTTGAGCCTTATTTTCTTACCTTTTTAGGTGTTACCATTTTAGGTGCGTTGGGATTGCTGGCATACAGAAGCCGGATGCTCAGAAGCGAAACCGAGATGGAATCGTTTGTGTCCAGAGAAAGCACCTTTTTACTGAATAATCTTCTGTTTGTCGGTGCCACCATCGCTGTTTTTGTCGGTACTATGTTTCCGGCTATCTCCGAACTGTTCGGCGGTTCCGAGGTTACTTTAGGAGCCAATTTCTTTAATCAGGTAAACGGGCCGATATTCCTGGCTATTGTTGCATTGGCTGGTATTTGCACACTGATTGGCTGGCGGAAAGCGTCTAATAGTAATCTGATTCGCAATTTTTTACGGCCGCTGATTGCTGCTTTGGTGCTGGCGGTTGTGTTGTTTGCCTTAGGGGTCCGCGAATTGACGGCGTTGGCAGCTTACCCGCTTTTGCTTTTTGTCCTGATGACCATTTTAACGGAGTGGTTGCGGGGGGCCAATTCCCGCCGTAAGGTCAGGAACGAGAATTTTATTATCGCTTTCCTGCGGTTGATCTGGTCAAACAAGCCCCGCTATGGCGGTTACATCATTCATCTGGGTATTCTGGTAATGACCATGGGCATCATCGGCTCATCGGTGTTTGATGCCAAAACCACTGCCGTGTTGAATGAAGGTGAGACCGTTGAGATCAACCAATATGCCCTGACATTTGATAAGCTGGATTTTTATACTACCCCCAGCAGAGATGTGATTACTGCCGGACTGGCGGTAACTGCTGATGGCAAAGATGCCGGGCATATTATTGCAGAGAAGATATACCACTATAGTTTTGCGCAACCAGTGACGGAAGTCGGCATCATCGGTTCCCCCATAGAAGACTTGTACGTCATATTTATAGACTGGGATGAAACCGGAGCTGCCGCTTTTGAGATTAGAGTAATTCCGCTGGTGTTGTGGGTATGGATAGGGGGCATGATTATTGCCCTGGGCGGAGTGGTCGCCTTCTGGCCGGAACGCCGTGCGGTAACTGCCTGACTAGTATCTGAAGCCGATAGGGGATATTAATGATTATTGCGCTGGCAATATTAATGGCTTTGGCGGTTTTTGTCGCCGTGGTTTATCCATTTTTCAGAGTAAGTGGTGTTAAGGAAAAGCTAGTGCGGACCGGCAGTGTGAAAGAGGTTCATTATCAGCGTGACCATACCTATGTTTTGCTTAAAGAATTAGAAACTGACTATCAATCGGGTACTCTTAGTCGCGAAGACTATGAGGAATTGGAGTCTAAATATCGGAACCGGGCAGTGTCCATATTAAAGGACCTTGATAATATTCAGTCCGAGTCTAACGAAGGATTGCGTAGCCTTGAAGCAGATATAGAGCAACAAATCGGCCGACTCAGAAAGGCCAAAGGGCGATTTTGCGCCTATTGCGGAGCGCAGCAGGACTTGGATACTCTGTTTTGTCCGGATTGCGGCAAGCGTTTGAAGACTAAGGGGTAGGATCTATTGAAAAAAGCGGTTCTTGTTTTTTTTGTGGCGTTCGTTCTCTCGTTTAATCAAGTTGCTGCGGCTGAGGCAGACGGTGTCATAACCGGGCAGCTAATTAACGGCTCACTAAATGGTGAGCCGGCAGGGGCGCTGGGCCTGATTTTGGAAGCCTACGGCGCCGGTGCGGTTGAGCCGGTTGCTACCGCAGCGGTCGCCGGGTCTGACGGATCCTTTGAATTTACCGGTTTAAATACCGATTCTTCAATCACATATTATGTCGCCGCTGAATATCTGGGGGTAACGTATTACAGTGAACCCATTAATTTTCCGACAGATGTTGTTGTCGTTGAAGCTGAAGTGCCGGTTTATGAGACCACTGAACTTGATGATGCGGTCAGTATCGCTTTGTCGCATACCATAATTTCGCTAGAAGAGGATGGTCTCGGTTTTACCGAATTTTTTATTATTGAAAACAAGGGTGACCGTACTTATGTCGGATCAGGGCAGGTAATCGGCACCGCTGCCGTCACTTTGGTATTACCCCTGCCAAATGACGCTGAACATATTGAGATAGGTGCTGAAATCGCTGACACAGTTGTATTCACTAATGCCGGTTTGGTGTATTCCGGGCCGATCAAACCGGGGTACACACCTGCGACTTATTCATACCATATCCATACCAGCCAGTCACAATATCTATTTAGTCGCCAGGTAGACTACACACAGGACAGATATGAATTACTGGTACAAGGTACCGACAAAATTAATGCCCCGTTGTTAACTAGAAATGAGACCTTGGTAATTGAAAACGTGGCTTATCAATATTTCTCCGGCAGTGCCATTTCCGGTGGGGAAGTGCTGTCCATCCAACTTGACGGGTTAAAGACAAATCCTGCGCAGACTATTTTATGGGTCGGCGGTGTTCTTGTGCTTTTGGTTGCCGGGTTTGTACTCCTCATGCGCCGAGGTGGCCGGGGTCGTGTGGCGGTCAACGGAAATGAGCGTGAACAGTTGCTGATTCAAATTGCCCGGTTGGATGACGAATATGAGAGCGGGAACATTGAAGAGGGTGAATATCGGACAAAACGGGCTGAATTGAAGAACGCCGTATTGACCATGAGTCAGCGACCGGAAGACGAGGAATAAACGTGGTAGGGAAGGACGAGAAAGAACTGGCGGTTACGGTTAGTCAACTCGTCAAAACGTTCAACCATCGTCCTGCTCTTAAGGATGTGTCCTTAACAATCGGACGGGGGGAGAAGCTCGTTATCTTCGGCCCCAACGGGGCTGGTAAGACTACCTTGCTAAAAATTCTTGCGACCCTGATGAAGCCTGGTTCCGGCACCGTCCGTATTGAGGGGTATAGTCTTGACCAGGACGCCGAACAAATCCGGAGACGGATCGGAGTGGTCAGTCATCAGAGTTACCTTTACGGCGGCTTGACGGCCTTTGAAAATCTGGAATTTTATGCCAAATTACATGACATCCCAAATCCTGGCCGTAAGGTTAGGGAAGTGGTGGATCTGGTGGCAATGACCCCCAGAATTAACGATAGGGTTGTCACTTTTTCCCGGGGTATGCAGCAACGGGTTTCCATCGCTCGCTCCTTACTGCATGACCCGTCAATTTTGTTGTTGGATGAACCGGAAACCGGACTTGACCAGGCGGCTATCGCTACCGTCTGGAGTCTTCTACGGGAGCGCGGACGTACCATAATAATGACCACTCACAGTCTGGAAAGAGGATTGGAAATTGCAGACCGGGTGGTTATTCTGAACAAGGGAAGAGTTGTCCTGGAATCCTCGGTTTCATCTATGAGTCTGGCAAGTTGCCGCCAATCATACTTTGAACTGACCGGAGCCAGATCGTGAGTTCATCTTTTAAGAAAATAAAGGCAATCCTTTACAAGGATATGATCTCGGAACTGCGGACCCGTGAGGTGACCTTTTCCGTATTGGTATTTTCATTACTGGTTATCGTGATTTTTAATTTTGCGTTCGGAGTGGACAGGCCGACGATGGAAGCCGTGGCGCCGGGGGTGCTCTGGGTCGCATTTGCGTTTGCCGGAGTTCTTGCGTTAAATCGGACATTCATACCGGAAAAAGAAAATGGGTGTCTTGATGGTATTTTATCGTGTCCGGTTAGCCGCGAAGATATCTTTTTGGGAAAAATGTTGTCCAGTTTGGTCTTCATGCTGGTGGTTGAAGCGATTACTCTGCCGGTTTTTGCGGTTCTTTTTAACCTGCCGGTCCTCTCGTTACAGATTATTGTGGTCACTGTTCTGTCCACCATCGGCTTCGTTGCCGTCGGCACCTTGTTTTCAGCTTTAGCAGTCAATACACGGGCCAGGGAAATGGTATTGCCCATTCTGTTTTTGCCGGTGGCTGTCCCCGTGATTATCAGTGCGGTTAAAGCCTCAGAAATAGCGCTTGCCGGTGGCGGCTGGGGGGACATTTCTTCGTGGGTGTTGATCATAGTGGCTTTTGACGCCGTATTTGTGACCGTCCCATACCTGGTTTTTAATTATGTTGTGGAGGAGTAGCCGATGGATAAACCGATGAAAACAATATCCCCCCGATGGAGTTATTTTCTGCTGGGATTGAGCGCTGTTTCAATTATCGTCAGTTTGTTTATGGTTTTTGTCGTGGTGCCTACTGAAGCTACCATGGGCATCATTCAGCGTATTTTTTATTATCATGTACCGGTGGCCTGGGTGGCATTTCTGGCGTTTTTCGTGGTCTTTGTCGCCAGCATAATGTATCTGTGGAAACGGTCACGAATGTGGGATATTATCGCGCACGCAGCTGCCGAGATTGGCGTTATTTTTACTACGCTGGTCTTGATAACCGGTTCTATTTGGGCCAAGCCCATTTGGGGTGTTTGGTGGACCTGGGATGCGCGCCTGACGGCGTCCCTGGTATTATGGCTGATTTATATCTCCTACTTAATTGTCCGTTCATTTATCGCTGAAGAAGAGCGGGCGGCTCGCTTTGCCGCCGTAGTCGGTATTATAGGCTTTGTGGATGTTCCCATTGTGGCCCTGGCTATCGTCCTGTGGGGCACTCAGCATCCCAATCCGGTTATTTTTGAGGGCGGGTTGGCACCGACCATGCTGGCGACACTGCTGACAAGCCTGCTGGCTATTACGAGTGTATTCTTCCTGTTATTGCTGCAGCGCATATCGCTCAGACAAGATGAACTTAGAATCAACGAATTAAAACGTTATTTGGACTGACGAAAGGAAATCACCATGGAAAACATAGAATATTTATTTGCTGTATTCGCCATAATCTGGGTCGTGATTTTTGCCTACGTTATGATATTGATCCGAAGACAGCAACGCTTGAAACAAGAAATTTCGCGTTTGACCGAGATTCTCTCCGAACGTACTTAATTCATTTTTCCGCTGGTTGACGCTGTCATTGAGTGTCTATTGTTAACTTGGTAGTAACTATATATAAAGTATTAGTACTCAACTCACTAAAACCTTGACAGTACTAGTTCCCCGGGCTTATACTTCGGCGTGTCACTGCTGACTTGCAGTACCCTCATCTTGTTGCTTTTTTGCGCGCGCAAACGCGAGGCAAATAAAGAGAAAGGAGACCCGAAATGCCAAAAATGACTCGGGGAGGGGTGGTGGCCACATTACTTGGGGCGCTCATGTTATTTGGGTTGTCACTGGTGTTTGTGGGATGTACCGGGGAGCAGGGATTAGCAGGACCGGCAGGACCTGCGGGCCCGCAAGGACCTCCAGGTGAACCGGGCGAAGACCCAACGGTGGCTTGTATTGACTGCCATAACGAAACTGGTCTGATCACCTCAAAAAGACTGCAATACAGCTATTCCGTACACGGAACCAGCGCGCCGGAATCAGATACTCAGACTGTATATGATTATGCCGGAGCTCGCGACAACTGCACCGCCTGCCATTCAGGAACCGGTTTTATAACCTGGCAGGAACAAGGTGGTTCAACGAGTGCAGTCAAAGCAGCAGTCAATAACACCAGAATTGATTGCCGTGCTTGCCACGAAATCCACACGACCTATTCAGAGGATGACTTCAAGTTGCGCACAATTGATGCGGTGCCGATGCTGATTGACTCCACTAAGATCTATGACGCCGGCAGCAGCAACTTGTGTGCTAATTGTCACCAGTCTCGAACCCCGGCACCGGTGCCGGGTGGTGGAGTGGTTGCTATTCCTAATACCCACTATGGACCGCATCATGGGCCCCAGGCAACCATGCTGTTGAGCATCGGGGGGTACGGACTCGTTGATGACCCCAATCCTCATGCAACTCAGGTGGAAGGCGGCTGTGTAACCTGCCACATGGCCGATGACAAAGCCACCCAGGCCGGAGGCCACACCTTCAATGCTTCTCTGGCTGGGTGTCAGAGTTGCCATGAAGGATTGAATACCTTTGATCGTCATGGTGTTCAAACTGAGACCAAGGCTTTGTTAAACCAATTGGAATCTTTGCTTACGCAACAAGGCGTGATGCATGACGGCGAACCGGTTGCCGGTAAAACCTTCACTGAAGATCAGGTTGGAGCATACTTCAATTGGCTGTACATAACTGAAGACGGCAGCCTCGGCGTTCACAATTCCTACTATGTCCAGGAGCTATTGAAGAAGTCTATTTCTGATATAAGCTAATCGGGCGTCGCACATTCAGGGTTGGATTGGAGGGGGAGTAGCGTAGGGATGGCTCCCCTCCAATCTAAATATCCATCAGACAGACTCGGCGTCATATTTGTCAGTGAGAACTGTGGTAATAGCCGATACACCGGCAGATTTTTGGTAGAGAACTCTAATTACCGTTAGGAAAAGTTTTTGATATGAAAAATGGGATCAACCGCCGGGATTTCATTAAACTCAGCAGTGGTACCGTTGGGTTGTTTGCAACCACCGGTCTATTCCGAGGCCCGCTTGAGCCGCTGGTTGACAGTCATATTAAACAGGTTGAGCTCAGGTGGGGTACTGAGACTCCCACTATTTGCCCATTTTGCTCCTGCGGTTGTGGCCTGGTCTGTTATGTTGCTGATGATCGTTTGGTACGGATTGAGGGGGATACTTCTCATCCCATCAACCATGGTTCAGTCTGTCCCAAAGGCGGGGCTTTGGCCCAGGTCAGGAACGGGGTAGAAGAAGGCAGTTTCAACCAGCAGCGTTTACAGCACGTTCTCTATCGGGCCCCTGGATCCGATGTTTGGGAACAAAAAGATTGGAATTATGCTTTTGACCGCATCGCGCGCCGGATAAAAGATACCAGAGATTCTCATTGGATTGAGGTGAACCATCGTGGACGCCGGGTTAACCGGGTAGATGCGATCGGTTCAATCGGGGGTGCTGCACTAAATAATGAAGAATGCTATTTGATTTCTAAAATGGTGCGTGCTTTGGGTGTTGCGTACGTGGAGCATCAGGGTGCTAACAGTCAATTATCAGGGTTTGCCGGACTTAACGCCTCTTTCGGGCGTGGGGCAATGAGCAATCATTGGACGGATGTATCCAATTCGGATTGCGTACTTATTATCGGAGCCAACGTTGCCGAAAATCATGCCACTGGATTTTTACATGTAAAATCGGCTCAGGATAAAGGTGCTGTTGTCATCAATGTTGATCCGCGCTTTACCAGGACCTCGGCGAAAGCAGATGTATATTGTCCGCTCAGATCCGGCACGGATTTAGCCTTTGTTGGAGGCTTGATCAAGTTCGTTATTAAAGATATTGAAGCTAATCCCGAAAATTACAACTTGGACTATATCAGGAATTACACCAATGCTTCATATTTAGTGCGGTCGGAATTTAAGGGGCCGGAAGTGCTTGACGGCTTTTTTTCCGGATTCAACACCAATACGTCTGAATATCAGAGGACTAGTTGGGCTTTCCAGAAAGGCGAAGATGGTCTGCCTTTAAGGGACAGCTCATTGATGTCTCCGGAGTGCGTGTTTCAACTGATTAAACGGCATTTTGCCCGATATACGGTCGAACTGGTCAGTACCGTTACCGGTATCTCGCCGCGGTTATTGAATCAAGCGTACCGCCTTTTTGGTGACACCGGGGCTAAGAATAAAGCCGGGACTATCATGTGTTCTACGGGGACAACTCAGCATACCACCGGTACGCAAACGATTCGGGCGATGGCTATTTTGCAACTGCTATTGGGTAATATG from Dehalogenimonas sp. W includes the following:
- a CDS encoding ABC transporter ATP-binding protein → MVGKDEKELAVTVSQLVKTFNHRPALKDVSLTIGRGEKLVIFGPNGAGKTTLLKILATLMKPGSGTVRIEGYSLDQDAEQIRRRIGVVSHQSYLYGGLTAFENLEFYAKLHDIPNPGRKVREVVDLVAMTPRINDRVVTFSRGMQQRVSIARSLLHDPSILLLDEPETGLDQAAIATVWSLLRERGRTIIMTTHSLERGLEIADRVVILNKGRVVLESSVSSMSLASCRQSYFELTGARS
- a CDS encoding heme lyase CcmF/NrfE family subunit: MADIGYIALFLALAVSVYSVIAFIVGGIKNGNSAWFGSARNSLLAATGLITIAVGVLWTAILTHQFNIEYVAQYTSTDMPLVYLISTLWAGNDGSLLFWAWLLSIFAAIVVLTRHRTGQDLVPIASAVMMFSLVFFLVLLVVVANPFDTLSFTPLEGNGLNPLLENIGMVVHPPTLLFGYVGFTVPFAFAIAALVKGRASDEWLVLSRRWALITWLILGLGLVIGMWWAYVELGWGGYWAWDPVENAGLMPWLLATAFLHSIKMQRRRGMFKVWNMLLIIGTFGLSIFGTFLTRSGLLSSVHTFGETGLEPYFLTFLGVTILGALGLLAYRSRMLRSETEMESFVSRESTFLLNNLLFVGATIAVFVGTMFPAISELFGGSEVTLGANFFNQVNGPIFLAIVALAGICTLIGWRKASNSNLIRNFLRPLIAALVLAVVLFALGVRELTALAAYPLLLFVLMTILTEWLRGANSRRKVRNENFIIAFLRLIWSNKPRYGGYIIHLGILVMTMGIIGSSVFDAKTTAVLNEGETVEINQYALTFDKLDFYTTPSRDVITAGLAVTADGKDAGHIIAEKIYHYSFAQPVTEVGIIGSPIEDLYVIFIDWDETGAAAFEIRVIPLVLWVWIGGMIIALGGVVAFWPERRAVTA
- a CDS encoding heme exporter protein CcmB; the protein is MSSSFKKIKAILYKDMISELRTREVTFSVLVFSLLVIVIFNFAFGVDRPTMEAVAPGVLWVAFAFAGVLALNRTFIPEKENGCLDGILSCPVSREDIFLGKMLSSLVFMLVVEAITLPVFAVLFNLPVLSLQIIVVTVLSTIGFVAVGTLFSALAVNTRAREMVLPILFLPVAVPVIISAVKASEIALAGGGWGDISSWVLIIVAFDAVFVTVPYLVFNYVVEE
- a CDS encoding CcmD family protein, producing the protein MENIEYLFAVFAIIWVVIFAYVMILIRRQQRLKQEISRLTEILSERT
- a CDS encoding cytochrome c maturation protein CcmE, yielding MGKKKFVIGGLILFLAIGSLGWVGFMNSATYYYEVNDFLERQELLGDQSVRVNGTVVSGSVETANGGLGITFTIRDVTLSSATIPVVYHGAVPDTFQPDTDVVVEGKFSADGVFEATAIMTKCASKYEPELAE
- a CDS encoding multiheme c-type cytochrome, with product MPKMTRGGVVATLLGALMLFGLSLVFVGCTGEQGLAGPAGPAGPQGPPGEPGEDPTVACIDCHNETGLITSKRLQYSYSVHGTSAPESDTQTVYDYAGARDNCTACHSGTGFITWQEQGGSTSAVKAAVNNTRIDCRACHEIHTTYSEDDFKLRTIDAVPMLIDSTKIYDAGSSNLCANCHQSRTPAPVPGGGVVAIPNTHYGPHHGPQATMLLSIGGYGLVDDPNPHATQVEGGCVTCHMADDKATQAGGHTFNASLAGCQSCHEGLNTFDRHGVQTETKALLNQLESLLTQQGVMHDGEPVAGKTFTEDQVGAYFNWLYITEDGSLGVHNSYYVQELLKKSISDIS
- a CDS encoding cytochrome c3 family protein, producing the protein MATFTGRKWILFGIITLMMSLLFILSACSQTPDEETSGTVEDSHTTVEYAGSDACFDCHPAIHNDFVTSGNPWKLKTSEVARNNPIPIPAGYAWELISYVIGGNTWKTLYVDNNGYLITSAGGKPGNNQYNLLTGVWSDYAPDEQIPFTCGECHTTGYSPEGNQGGLPGIVGTWELEGVQCEACHGPARDHVEGQGEKKETVVIDSSAALCGRCHTSGDDLSVIPANNGFILKNGQYNEHQASPHQYTDCVKCHDPHKKGEFSVKIDCGDCHLKVRDDYTGSTMDIVGVDCEDCHMPKATLSGQSLGLYQGDVRTHLFRINTDPDAPMFSEDGSQANGYVTLDFACLSCHLQRDIEWAAANAPGIHSAGK
- a CDS encoding cytochrome c biogenesis protein CcsA, which produces MDKPMKTISPRWSYFLLGLSAVSIIVSLFMVFVVVPTEATMGIIQRIFYYHVPVAWVAFLAFFVVFVASIMYLWKRSRMWDIIAHAAAEIGVIFTTLVLITGSIWAKPIWGVWWTWDARLTASLVLWLIYISYLIVRSFIAEEERAARFAAVVGIIGFVDVPIVALAIVLWGTQHPNPVIFEGGLAPTMLATLLTSLLAITSVFFLLLLQRISLRQDELRINELKRYLD